A genomic window from Nitrospiraceae bacterium includes:
- a CDS encoding aspartate carbamoyltransferase catalytic subunit, whose translation MSLKRKDLLSLAPLSVDEIRLILETADSFKEVTGREIKKVPALRGRTVVNLFFEPSTRTRTSFELAAKRLSADVINFSPSSSSVVKGETLLDTARNIEAMQADIIVLRHSSAGAAETLACGVKSSVINAGDGWHEHPTQALLDLYTIRERGMAFEGLRVAIVGDVAHSRVARSNIYALTKLGAEVRLVGPPTMMPHGVEKLGARVFYDLDESLEGVQVIMMLRLQLERQGRALFPTIREYARLYGLTAERVKIADPGAIVMHPGPINRGVEIAPEVADSLSSVILEQVANGVAVRMGILYLMSGAN comes from the coding sequence ATGAGCCTCAAACGCAAAGATCTTCTGAGTCTTGCCCCGCTGTCGGTTGATGAGATTCGGTTGATCCTCGAGACTGCCGATTCTTTCAAGGAAGTCACGGGCCGCGAAATCAAGAAAGTCCCGGCGCTTCGAGGCCGGACCGTTGTGAATTTATTCTTTGAGCCGAGCACCAGAACACGCACGTCGTTCGAGCTGGCCGCGAAGCGACTTAGTGCGGATGTCATCAATTTTTCGCCGTCGTCGAGCAGCGTGGTAAAGGGTGAAACGTTGTTGGACACGGCCCGCAATATCGAAGCGATGCAGGCGGATATTATTGTGTTACGTCACTCGTCGGCAGGCGCGGCTGAGACACTCGCCTGCGGAGTGAAGTCGTCGGTGATCAATGCGGGCGACGGCTGGCACGAACATCCAACTCAAGCGCTCCTCGATCTGTACACAATTCGCGAACGGGGCATGGCGTTTGAGGGATTGCGAGTCGCGATCGTCGGTGATGTTGCCCATAGTCGAGTCGCTCGGTCGAATATTTATGCCTTGACCAAACTGGGAGCCGAAGTTCGGCTGGTTGGTCCACCGACGATGATGCCACATGGAGTAGAAAAGCTGGGCGCCCGAGTCTTCTACGACTTAGATGAATCGTTGGAGGGTGTACAGGTGATCATGATGTTGCGACTCCAGTTGGAGCGGCAGGGACGTGCACTGTTCCCAACGATTCGCGAATATGCGCGATTGTACGGGTTAACAGCGGAGCGGGTGAAAATCGCCGACCCTGGAGCGATCGTCATGCATCCGGGTCCGATTAACCGGGGGGTGGAGATCGCGCCTGAGGTGGCCGATAGTCTGTCCTCAGTGATCCTCGAACAAGTCGCCAATGGCGTGGCGGTACGCATGGGCATCCTCTATCTGATGTCGGGAGCCAACTAA
- a CDS encoding dihydroorotase: protein MTILIRGGRVIDPGRLNAVADVLLEGGKIAAVGRNLTAPRGATIIDAKGRLVLPGFVDLHVHFREPGFEYKETIQSGAAAAVAGGFTTVCCMPNTNPVNDNQAITEFMLERAREAGLANVLPIGAITKGSEGKELAEIGDLRRAGCVAISDDGRPVMNSLVMRRAMEYAMAFDVPVVDHCEDLHLTEGGCMNEGLVSTELGLPGIPAAAEDVMVGRNVALAELTGARLHLAHISTEGSVRMVREAKSRGIKVTAEACPHHFTITEEVVRGYNTHAKMNPPLRTWKDVQAIKGGLRDGTIDAIATDHAPHATQEKQQGFTDAPFGIVGLETAWPLTLALVEEGILSLEAAVEKLSTAPAKAFGLSKGTLVVGADADVVVADPQEPWEVDPAKFRSKSRNTPFAGWKVKGRIKTTIVGGRVVFETTQAEQS, encoded by the coding sequence GTGACCATCTTAATCCGTGGGGGGCGAGTCATCGATCCTGGGCGCCTCAATGCAGTGGCGGACGTCCTTCTTGAAGGCGGAAAGATCGCGGCGGTCGGTCGGAATCTCACCGCGCCTCGCGGTGCGACGATCATCGATGCGAAAGGTCGGCTGGTGCTTCCAGGTTTTGTCGATCTCCATGTCCATTTCCGTGAGCCGGGCTTTGAATATAAAGAAACGATCCAGAGCGGGGCGGCGGCAGCGGTTGCTGGTGGGTTTACGACCGTGTGTTGCATGCCGAATACGAATCCGGTGAACGACAATCAAGCGATCACCGAATTCATGCTGGAGCGGGCCCGGGAAGCTGGGCTGGCGAACGTGCTGCCGATTGGAGCCATCACCAAAGGGTCGGAAGGTAAAGAGCTGGCGGAGATCGGCGACCTGCGCCGTGCCGGCTGTGTGGCAATCTCCGATGATGGCCGACCGGTCATGAATAGTCTCGTCATGCGGCGTGCCATGGAGTATGCAATGGCGTTCGATGTCCCGGTGGTGGACCATTGCGAAGATTTGCACCTGACCGAAGGCGGTTGTATGAATGAAGGACTGGTGTCGACGGAGCTGGGGCTCCCGGGCATCCCGGCGGCGGCCGAAGATGTGATGGTCGGGCGCAATGTGGCGCTGGCAGAATTGACCGGCGCGCGGCTTCATCTTGCCCATATCAGCACGGAGGGATCGGTGCGGATGGTGCGCGAGGCGAAGTCCCGCGGTATTAAAGTGACGGCGGAAGCCTGTCCCCACCATTTTACGATCACGGAAGAAGTGGTTCGAGGCTATAACACCCATGCCAAAATGAACCCTCCTCTTCGAACCTGGAAAGACGTTCAGGCGATCAAGGGAGGGTTGCGTGACGGGACGATTGACGCGATTGCCACAGATCATGCGCCTCACGCTACGCAGGAAAAACAGCAGGGATTCACTGACGCGCCCTTCGGGATCGTTGGATTGGAAACGGCGTGGCCCTTGACGCTCGCTCTGGTCGAAGAGGGAATTTTGTCTCTCGAAGCCGCGGTCGAGAAACTCAGTACCGCTCCTGCGAAAGCGTTCGGGTTGTCGAAGGGGACTTTGGTGGTGGGGGCGGACGCGGACGTGGTTGTGGCGGACCCGCAGGAGCCATGGGAAGTCGATCCGGCAAAGTTTCGGTCGAAAAGCCGGAATACGCCGTTCGCGGGATGGAAAGTCAAAGGGCGGATCAAGACGACGATCGTCGGAGGCCGCGTGGTGTTCGAAACCACTCAGGCTGAACAGTCGTAG
- a CDS encoding DUF4149 domain-containing protein — MRGSRWGMVVCFTLELVALGVWVGGLLVLIGAVIPAVFNTFGGQDAGGLFLTRTFEGFNRFVLGALTVLSAATWYRWWSGDPAVRVDRGETLVLMLMILVAGIIIVVLHPYAASLQAQAFAAKGEVARKAALEEFFRIHMPVRSLYMVNLFLGIVLLGMKAKRSIRWESM, encoded by the coding sequence ATGCGTGGATCCCGATGGGGAATGGTCGTGTGCTTCACCCTTGAGCTCGTGGCTCTTGGAGTGTGGGTTGGAGGATTACTGGTACTGATCGGTGCGGTAATACCGGCGGTGTTTAATACGTTTGGCGGTCAGGATGCCGGAGGATTATTCCTGACTCGAACATTTGAAGGATTCAATCGTTTTGTCCTGGGAGCCCTCACGGTCTTATCGGCTGCAACGTGGTATCGCTGGTGGAGCGGTGACCCAGCGGTCCGGGTCGATCGAGGCGAAACCCTGGTGCTGATGCTGATGATCCTTGTCGCAGGAATTATTATCGTTGTTCTGCATCCGTATGCTGCGTCGCTTCAAGCCCAGGCTTTTGCCGCGAAAGGTGAAGTGGCGAGAAAGGCAGCCCTCGAGGAATTTTTTCGGATTCATATGCCGGTTCGGTCCCTGTACATGGTGAATCTGTTTCTTGGCATTGTACTGCTGGGAATGAAAGCGAAGCGATCGATCCGGTGGGAGAGCATGTAA
- the pyrR gene encoding bifunctional pyr operon transcriptional regulator/uracil phosphoribosyltransferase PyrR encodes MPTISMTTTTHSDRQQERLVMDAGDIARALTRIAHEILERNKGVHGLALVGIRTGGVYLAHRLVRRIQDIEGATVPIGELDITLYRDDLSLRKEQPKLRKTSVPFDISDKIIVLVDDVLFTGRTIRAAMDGLIDLGRPAEIQLAVLVDRGHRQLPIKASYIGKNLPTSRDEKVQVMLEENGEDDRVVILKA; translated from the coding sequence ATGCCCACAATTTCGATGACAACCACGACGCACAGCGATAGACAGCAGGAACGGTTGGTCATGGACGCGGGCGATATCGCCCGAGCCTTGACTCGCATTGCGCACGAGATTCTGGAGCGGAACAAGGGTGTCCACGGTCTGGCCTTGGTCGGCATTCGAACCGGCGGAGTCTATTTGGCGCATCGGTTGGTGCGGCGTATTCAGGACATCGAAGGAGCGACCGTCCCGATCGGCGAGTTGGACATCACGCTCTATCGAGACGACCTGTCCTTGCGGAAAGAGCAGCCGAAATTACGGAAGACGTCAGTGCCTTTCGATATCTCGGATAAGATCATCGTCTTAGTGGATGACGTCTTGTTTACCGGGCGAACGATCCGTGCTGCGATGGATGGATTGATCGATCTCGGGCGTCCAGCCGAAATCCAATTGGCGGTCCTGGTGGATCGCGGCCATCGCCAATTGCCGATTAAAGCCAGTTATATCGGGAAGAACTTGCCGACCTCTCGAGATGAAAAAGTGCAGGTCATGCTCGAAGAAAACGGCGAAGACGACCGTGTCGTGATTCTGAAGGCCTGA